The Myxococcota bacterium genome window below encodes:
- a CDS encoding alcohol dehydrogenase catalytic domain-containing protein codes for MKAIVYHGKHDFRYESIPDPRLQGPADAIVRITRTAICGSDLHLWHGGLPDGIGASGGFAVGHEFMGIVEEVGSAVTGVKKGDRVLTSCTVGCGTCELCARNVFSGCKVMTGGGGAGGVFGFSQGLPGGQAEAVRVPFADTNLFHVPADMPDEQALFLTDILPTGYMGAEFAEVSPGDTVVVFGCGPVGTFAQMSCLLRGAARVIAVDLDEGRLERARQLGCDAVNPARTNLGERVLELTHGVGADASIEAVGREDLITQAAMVTRPGGRVAVIGVLTSPTATLPWFLLFMKNIALRTGLVNPQVFIPKLMPLIEQGRLDPTVIISHRLPLSEGSHGYEIFAGHKENALKVVLTP; via the coding sequence ATGAAGGCCATCGTCTATCACGGCAAGCACGATTTCCGTTACGAGTCGATCCCCGACCCCAGGCTCCAGGGCCCGGCCGACGCGATCGTGCGCATCACCCGCACGGCCATTTGCGGCTCGGACCTGCACCTGTGGCACGGCGGCCTGCCCGACGGCATCGGCGCGTCGGGGGGCTTCGCGGTGGGTCACGAGTTCATGGGCATCGTGGAGGAGGTCGGCAGCGCGGTGACCGGCGTGAAGAAGGGCGACCGGGTGCTCACCTCGTGCACGGTCGGCTGCGGCACGTGCGAGCTGTGCGCGCGGAACGTGTTCAGCGGCTGCAAGGTCATGACCGGCGGCGGCGGCGCGGGGGGAGTGTTCGGGTTCTCGCAAGGGCTGCCGGGTGGCCAGGCCGAGGCGGTGCGCGTGCCCTTCGCCGACACCAACCTGTTTCACGTGCCCGCCGACATGCCCGACGAGCAGGCGCTGTTCCTGACCGACATCCTGCCCACGGGCTACATGGGCGCCGAGTTCGCCGAAGTGAGTCCCGGCGACACCGTGGTGGTGTTCGGCTGCGGCCCGGTGGGCACGTTCGCACAGATGAGCTGTCTGTTGCGCGGCGCCGCGCGTGTGATCGCGGTCGACCTGGACGAAGGCCGCCTCGAGCGCGCGCGCCAGCTCGGCTGCGACGCCGTGAACCCGGCGCGCACGAACCTGGGCGAGCGCGTGCTCGAGCTCACGCACGGCGTGGGCGCCGACGCGTCAATCGAAGCCGTGGGCCGCGAGGACCTGATCACCCAGGCCGCCATGGTGACTCGCCCCGGCGGCCGCGTGGCGGTGATCGGCGTGCTGACCTCGCCCACTGCCACCCTGCCCTGGTTCCTGCTGTTCATGAAGAACATCGCCCTGCGCACGGGCCTGGTGAACCCACAGGTCTTCATCCCCAAGCTCATGCCGCTGATCGAGCAGGGGCGGCTGGACCCGACCGTGATCATCAGTCACCGGCTGCCGCTCTCCGAGGGCTCGCACGGCTACGAGATCTTCGCGGGTCACAAGGAGAACGCGCTCAAGGTGGTGCTCACGCCATGA
- a CDS encoding SDR family oxidoreductase, with the protein MSELEDLFSLRGQVALVTGASSGLSAQVARALAKAGANVGLVARRKERLESLAKELEQKGVRACVAPADVTVTDELRAAIDRVETELGPIDILVNGAGIAPLGRAEKHTRAKWDSAVALNLTAVWEGSQLVAQRWIERGRGGRIIQLSSVIGFGANPVHRSVGYAATKGALNNLTRHLAIEWGKFGIYVNALAPSYFPTEMTTDPRTGDVPPDQAAIIHQFTPLGRLGRVEEIDTAVLFLASPKTSYVTGAVVTVDGGWTAW; encoded by the coding sequence ATGAGCGAGCTGGAAGACCTGTTCTCGCTGCGCGGCCAGGTGGCCCTGGTCACCGGCGCCTCGAGCGGTCTCTCGGCCCAGGTCGCGCGCGCGCTCGCCAAGGCCGGCGCGAACGTCGGCCTGGTGGCGCGTCGCAAGGAGCGGCTCGAGTCACTCGCCAAGGAGCTCGAGCAAAAGGGCGTGCGCGCTTGTGTGGCGCCCGCCGACGTGACCGTGACCGACGAGCTGCGCGCCGCGATCGACCGCGTAGAGACCGAGCTCGGCCCCATCGACATCCTGGTGAACGGCGCCGGCATCGCCCCCCTGGGCCGCGCCGAGAAGCACACGCGCGCGAAGTGGGACTCCGCCGTCGCGCTGAACCTGACCGCGGTGTGGGAGGGCTCGCAGCTCGTCGCGCAGCGCTGGATCGAGCGCGGCCGCGGCGGCCGCATCATCCAGCTCTCGTCGGTGATCGGCTTCGGCGCAAACCCCGTGCACCGCTCCGTGGGCTACGCCGCCACCAAGGGCGCGCTCAACAACCTGACGCGCCACCTCGCGATCGAGTGGGGCAAGTTCGGCATCTACGTGAACGCGCTCGCGCCGTCCTACTTCCCGACCGAGATGACCACCGACCCGCGCACCGGCGACGTCCCGCCCGACCAAGCCGCGATCATCCACCAGTTCACGCCGCTCGGGAGACTCGGCCGGGTCGAGGAGATCGATACCGCGGTGCTATTCCTGGCCTCGCCGAAGACGAGCTATGTGACGGGGGCTGTGGTGACTGTCGATGGGGGCTGGACGGCGTGGTGA